From Scomber scombrus chromosome 21, fScoSco1.1, whole genome shotgun sequence, one genomic window encodes:
- the plaub gene encoding plasminogen activator, urokinase b: MGSANHESLPPSLHVSPARHNRANPEEAPTLLPASTLHTGLLRRNRREYVFGSPSSSSSSSSYSFSFESSGEVCLNGGSSFPSLSTGEHSFCLCADGFEGTNCETVKGTSCYKGMGLSYRGTVSRSESGRRCVDWDLETRMLYMSGDVNSGRHNYCRNVAYKERPWCYVRRNQQLVWEYCDIQRCGSETAAESSCGERTRKQMKIVGGTVATVESHPWVAAIFWRSKSKEKIFRCGGSLISACWVLTAAHCFPDGSHTKVNRFSVILGKNALNETDPTVEQTFGVEEIIIHEGYDNIEGNFNNDIALVKLRAKHGTCAKESNSVKTVCLPPPHQSLVPGVPCEIAGYGKEKYGLWYRSQYLREAQVNPIADYVCRQKDYYGNMITDNMFCAARPDWSQDACEGDSGGPLVCETDNRLFLFGVISWGDGCARELRPGVYTRVTNYNQWIEEKTGLSSIAAGSMFPQK; this comes from the exons ATGGGCTCGGCCAATCATGagtctctccccccctccctgcaCGTTTCTCCGGCAAGACATAACAGAGCAAACCCTGAGGAGGCTCCCACACTGCTGCCTGCAAGCACGCTTCACACT ggATTGTTGAGGCGAAACAGAAGGGAGTATGTCTTTGgttccccttcctcctcctcctcctcgtcttcgtACTCTTTCTCCTTTGAAAGTTCAG GTGAGGTCTGTCTTAATGGAGGCTCCTCATTCCCATCCTTGTCCACTGGTGAACACTcattttgtctgtgtgctgaTGGCTTCGAGGGGACAAACTGTGAAACAG TGAAGGGCACCAGCTGCTACAAGGGTATGGGACTGTCCTACAGAGGCACAGTGTCCCGCTCAGAGAGTGGACGGAGATGTGTGGACTGGGATTTGGAGACCAGGATGTTGTATATGTCTGGAGATGTCAACTCTGGGAGGCACAACTACTGCAG AAATGTAGCCTATAAAGAACGCCCGTGGTGTTACGTTCGGAGAAACCAGCAGCTCGTCTGGGAGTATTGTGACATTCAACGTTGTGGCTCCGAAACTG CTGCAGAGTCCAGCTGTGGTGAGCGCACCAGAAAACAGATGAAGATTGTGGGTGGAACAGTTGCCACTGTGGAATCCCACCCATGGGTCGCTGCCATATTTTGGCGCAGCAAATCCAAGGAGAAGATTTTCCGTTGCGGGGGCAGTCTGATCTCCGCCTGCTGGGTCCTGACAGCTGCCCACTGTTTTCCCGATGG TTCCCACACCAAAGTGAACCGCTTCTCTGTTATTCTGGGGAAAAATGCTCTGAATGAGACCGACCCGACTGTGGAGCAAACATTCGGAGTGGAAGAAATCATCATCCATGAAGGGTATGACAACATTGAGGGGAACTTCAACAATGACATTG CCTTAGTGAAGCTGAGGGCCAAACATGGAACATGTGCAAAGGAGAGCAACTCTGTGAAGACTGTCTGCCTCCCGCCTCCTCACCAGAGCCTCGTGCCTGGTGTCCCCTGTGAGATCGCTGGATATGGGAAAGAGAAATATG gTTTGTGGTATAGGTCCCAGTACCTCCGAGAGGCTCAGGTGAACCCTATCGCCGACTATGTGTGCCGACAAAAGGACTATTATGGAAACATGATAACTGATAACATGTTTTGTGCTGCTCGTCCCGACTGGAGCCAGGACGCCTGCGAG GGAGACTCAGGAGGGCCTCTGGTGTGCGAGACTGACAACAGGCTCTTCCTCTTTGGAGTGATAAGCTGGGGCGACGGCTGCGCGAGGGAGTTACGACCCGGCGTTTACACCAGAGTGACCAATTACAACCAATGGATAGAAGAGAAGACCGGACTGTCATCCATTGCTGCTGGGAGCATGTTCCCTCAGAAGTGA